The DNA segment CCCCGGCCAAGCCGAAGTCCGGGACCAGGACGGCCGGCAAGGCCACGCCCAGGACCACGCCCAAGTCCAGGACCGAGACCAAGACCGAGGCCAAGACCGAGGCCAAGACCGCGCCGAAGCCGGGGGCCAGGACCGAGTCGCGGATCGCTCAGCCCCGGACCGCCGCCAAGCCCGCGTCCCCCTCGGCGTCCGCGTCGTCGGCGTCGTCCGCTTCGAAGTCCGACGTGAAGGCCGAGGCCAAGCCGGCCGCCGCGAAGAAGAGCGCCGCCCCGCGCAGCACGACGGCGAAGAAGACCACGCCGCCGGCCGGGAAGTAGCACCTCGGGAAGCAGGGCCCCGGGAAGCAGAACCTCGGGAAGCAAGAGCTTCCGTTCGCGTCGTACGGATGCGGGCGGATTCGGATGGATCAGGCCGGGCCGGGCACCTCCTGGGTGCCCGGCCCGTTCTCCCGGTAGCTTGGCCGTGTTGTTGGCCGGTCGAACAGGCGGTGTTGCGCAGTGTTGATGCAGGGTTTCGCAGGGTTGATGTCGCTGTTGAGTCTGGCGCTGATCCTCTTCAGTGGCTTCGCGGTGGTGGACGCGGCGATCCGCCGGGAGGACGCCTACCGCGCCGCGAGCAAGCAGACGAAGCCGTTCTGGCTGATCATCCTGGCCATCGCGTTCGTGGTGAACCTGCTGTTCCCGATCATGTCGTTCCTGCCCGTCATCGGGCTGGTCGCGACGATCGTCTACATGGTGGACGTGCGTCCGGCGGTCCGGCAGATCGCGGGCGGGGGCCGCGGCCGCAGAGGCGGCGGCTCCAGCAGCGACGGACCGTACGGCCCGTACAACGGCGGGCGATAGCCCCGCCGCTCCTCCCGACCACCGGCACGCTGCACGGAACGCCCCGGACGCCATGGCATCCGGGGCGTTCCCCGTCCCGGATGCCTACTGGCCGTTACCCCGTCGGCGCTCCAGCAGAAGCACCGCCACGTCGTCGGTCAGTTCGCCGCGGTTCAGGTCGCGGACCTCTGCCACCGCCGCTTCCAGCAGGCTCTCGCCGCGCAGGCCCGCCGTCAGCTGGCGGTCGATCATCTCGACCATGCCCTCCTGGCCGAGCCGCTGCGTACCCGCGCCGACCCGGCCCTCGATCAGGCCGTCCGTGTACATCAACAGGTTCCAGGCAGCGCCGAGTTCGACCTGGCGCCGGGGCCAGCGGGCCTGCGGGAGCAGTCCGAGCGCCGGCCCGCCGTCCTCCTGCGGGAGGAGTTGTGCGGTCCCGCCGTCGCGGGAGACCAGCGGGGCGGGATGGCCCGCCAGGCAGAGCCCGGCGCGGCGGCCGTCCGGGGCGATGTCGACCGTGCAGAGCGTGGCGAACAGCTCCTCGCTCTCCCGCTCGTGCTCCAGAACCCGCTGGAGCGTGGAGAGCAGTTGGTCCCCGCAGAGCCCGGCGAAGGTCAACGCCCGCCAGGCGATGCGCAGTTCCACCCCCAGCGCGGCTTCGTCGGGTCCGTGCCCGCAGACGTCGCCGATCATCGCGTGCACGGTTCCGTCGGGGGTCCGCACCACGTCGTAGAAGTCGCCCCCGAGCAGCGCGCGCGAGCGGCCCGGGCGGTAGCGCGCGGCGAAGCGCAGGTCCGAGCCCTCCAGGAGCGGCGTCGGGAGCAGGCCGCGCTCCAGGCGGGCGTTCTCCTGGGCTCGCAGCCGGGACTCGGCCAGCTTGTAGTGCGCGGTGTCGGCGCGCTTGCGCTCCACCGCGTACCGGACGGCACGGTTCAGCAGCCTGCCGTCCAGCTCCTCGCGGAGCAGGTAGTCCTGCGCTCCGACCCGGACCGCGTCCGCCGCGCTCTCCACGCGGCCCGACGTGGCCAGCGCCAGTACGGCGTGGCCCGGCGCCAGCTTCAGGACATGGCGGAGTACGGACAGCTCGTCGTCCGCGTCCGCGCCCGGCAGTGCCAGGTCGAGCAGGATGCAGTGCACGTCGTCCGTGAGCAGCCGCTCGGCCTCGGTGAGGTTCCGCGCGGTACGGACGCGTACCCGCGTCCCGGAGGCGTCGAGCAGCTCCGGAACCGTGAAAGTGCCCGCTGGATCGTTCTCGATCACCAGCAGCGTCAGGTCGGTGCTGCCGGTGGAGTCCGGTCCCCTGGTCTGGTGGGGCAGAACGGTCTGACCGTTCTCCATCGCTTCGGTTTCCTTCCCTCCCCCCGAGGGCGCGGTGGAACGCCAGTCGACGCACCACCAGACGGGGACCTTAGCGGTTGCCGGGGCCCCAGCGGAATGGCACCGGAGAAACCGCCGGGGTCATATGCCCTCTCCGGGCCCGCATCCGGCGGTTTGACGGTGTGCGGCCCCATGACGAAGGTCACTCGGGGGCCCGCCGGACCCCGGGTGACGCACGCCACGGGACGGCCGCCCGCGGAGCGGCGGGGAGGGAGAGCGCGAGGGCGGGCGGCGGGGCCGGGCAGAGGCCGGACCTGGCGGGCCCGGGATCAGGACAGAGCGGTTACTTGTCCGGCCGGACCACGCCGAGGATCGGCATCGAGCCCGCGCCGCCGATCGTGACGTCCCTGCCGGGCCGTGGGGCGTTCACCATCGCCCCGTCGCCTATGTACATCCCGACATGGGTCGCGTCCGAGAAGTAGATGATCAGGTCCCCGGGGCGCATGTCCTTCACCGGGACGTGCGGCAGCTGCTTCCACTGCTCCTGCGAGGTGCGGGGGATGGGGTTCCCCGCCGCCGCCCACGCCTGGGAGGTCAGGCCGGAGCAGTCGTACGACTTCGGCCCCGTCGCGCCCCACACGTACGGCTTGCCGATCTGGTCCGTGGCGAACTTGACGGCCTTCTTGCCCTCGGCGCTCGCCTTGTTGTTGATCTCCTTGAGGATTCCGGAGCTGAGCCAGGCCGTCTGGGCCTTGAACTCCTGCTCCTCCTCAAGCTTCTTGAGCCGTGCGCGTTCCTTCTTGGCCAGGCCCGATTCGAGCTTCTTGGCCGCCTCGATCTTCTGCTCGATGTCCTTCTTGTTCTTGGCCTGCTTCTTCCGGTTGGACTCCAGCTTCTGCCACTGGTCGGCGGCGTCCTGGGTGTATGCCGTCAAGTCCTTCTGCGTCTGGTCCATTTCGGCCAGCAGGTTCTTCTGTGCCTGCTGGCCCGAGCGCAGCCGGTCGGCGCCGTCGAGGAAGCTGTCCGGGTCACCGCTGAGCATCAGCTGCGCGGCGGGCGGCAGGCCGCTGTCCCGGTACTGGGCGCGCGCCTCGGCGCCTGCCGCCTTCTTCAGGGCGGAGATCTTCGACTGGCCCCTGACGATGCGCTGGGCCAGTTTCACGATCTCGGACGACTGCTTCTCGGACTGCTCCTTGGCCAGGTTGTACGCGTCCGTGGCGGAGCCGGCCTGACGGTAGAGGTCGTCGATCTTCTGGCGGACGGCTTGGAGGCGGTCGGTATCAGCTGATCGTGAGCCGTCGGATCCCGAGCCGTCGGCTGGCGAGCCGTCGGATCCGGACCCCTTGGATCCGGACCCCTTGGACCCGGAGTCCGCAGCCCCGGAATCCGCAGCCCCGGAGTGCGGCGGCCTGGGATCGGCGTACGCGGCAGTCGGCACGGTCAGCACGGTCAGTGCGCAGACCAGCGTGATCGCGGCGGCGCAGCGGCGTCGGTTCACGAGCTCCCCCTCCAGAGCTGAAACAGACCTGATTTACCGTCAGTAACTTAGGTGGCGTTGGCGCGATAGTGCCATGCCCTGCGCGAATGCGACAGAGGTGTACAACAACTCCCCGGCCCCACCCGTGCCCCGCGTCACTCCCTGCCCGGTCGGACGAACGGAATCAGCTCCGAGTTCCCGCCAGCGGCGCCAGGGCCGCCCAGTT comes from the Streptomyces sp. NBC_01471 genome and includes:
- a CDS encoding DUF2516 family protein, producing the protein MLMQGFAGLMSLLSLALILFSGFAVVDAAIRREDAYRAASKQTKPFWLIILAIAFVVNLLFPIMSFLPVIGLVATIVYMVDVRPAVRQIAGGGRGRRGGGSSSDGPYGPYNGGR
- a CDS encoding fused response regulator/phosphatase produces the protein MENGQTVLPHQTRGPDSTGSTDLTLLVIENDPAGTFTVPELLDASGTRVRVRTARNLTEAERLLTDDVHCILLDLALPGADADDELSVLRHVLKLAPGHAVLALATSGRVESAADAVRVGAQDYLLREELDGRLLNRAVRYAVERKRADTAHYKLAESRLRAQENARLERGLLPTPLLEGSDLRFAARYRPGRSRALLGGDFYDVVRTPDGTVHAMIGDVCGHGPDEAALGVELRIAWRALTFAGLCGDQLLSTLQRVLEHERESEELFATLCTVDIAPDGRRAGLCLAGHPAPLVSRDGGTAQLLPQEDGGPALGLLPQARWPRRQVELGAAWNLLMYTDGLIEGRVGAGTQRLGQEGMVEMIDRQLTAGLRGESLLEAAVAEVRDLNRGELTDDVAVLLLERRRGNGQ
- a CDS encoding NlpC/P60 family protein, yielding MNRRRCAAAITLVCALTVLTVPTAAYADPRPPHSGAADSGAADSGSKGSGSKGSGSDGSPADGSGSDGSRSADTDRLQAVRQKIDDLYRQAGSATDAYNLAKEQSEKQSSEIVKLAQRIVRGQSKISALKKAAGAEARAQYRDSGLPPAAQLMLSGDPDSFLDGADRLRSGQQAQKNLLAEMDQTQKDLTAYTQDAADQWQKLESNRKKQAKNKKDIEQKIEAAKKLESGLAKKERARLKKLEEEQEFKAQTAWLSSGILKEINNKASAEGKKAVKFATDQIGKPYVWGATGPKSYDCSGLTSQAWAAAGNPIPRTSQEQWKQLPHVPVKDMRPGDLIIYFSDATHVGMYIGDGAMVNAPRPGRDVTIGGAGSMPILGVVRPDK